One genomic window of Cetobacterium sp. ZOR0034 includes the following:
- the selB gene encoding selenocysteine-specific translation elongation factor produces the protein MRNWVIGTAGHIDHGKTTLVKMLTDIDTDNSKEEKERGMTIDLGFAPLLTPDGKTISIIDVPGHEKFIKNMVAGAKGIDFVLFLIAADDGIMPQTIEHKEILKLLGVEHGIIVLSKRDLVSDSRVSELKAEISQTFSDGYFNNFPIIEVSSKDPQTFKTLYNLIISELSLFETSKQSTSKSSDFFRLDIDKIYSPKGIGTIVSGTSIGNIRKGDILTIFPQGQKVKIKGIQVHGKDVEQVFSHQRCALNISNINAKDVKRGAILSNGSIIYTKILDVLFSKIYNGETPKNNTKIRLNIGTAEYYGKLKYLKDEYSDSIFFQLIMDEYICVDFDDIGILRSLSQSTLLGGIRILNPNAVPTKKNNLKYLKKLNYFLNKKINFSEYLLDEGFFVSIQNLKKEFNLKEIDLSKEKDILLFHDEDLLIHKNNFEKIKSNISLYLENFHKQNPLSLGVSSATINSIFFNNLNIIKLFPEYFKEVNGFVSLESFKVKLSKDEKNMKDEIYSILKKEKFNGINKNKLNDLFKNKLFKDIFIYLLKNNFIIEIGEIFILNGFYKEALTQLNLFFNNNDKITLAQFKDLLGCSRKIALIYLEEFDHNKITKKIDDYRVLL, from the coding sequence ATGAGAAACTGGGTTATAGGAACTGCTGGTCATATTGATCACGGTAAAACAACTTTAGTAAAAATGTTAACAGATATAGATACTGATAATTCAAAAGAGGAAAAAGAAAGGGGCATGACCATTGATCTTGGTTTTGCCCCTCTCCTTACACCTGATGGAAAAACTATAAGCATAATTGACGTTCCTGGACATGAAAAATTTATAAAAAATATGGTTGCTGGAGCTAAAGGAATTGATTTTGTTCTTTTTCTTATTGCTGCTGATGATGGAATTATGCCACAAACTATTGAACATAAAGAGATTTTAAAATTATTAGGAGTTGAACACGGAATTATCGTTTTATCAAAAAGAGATTTAGTCAGTGATTCTAGAGTTTCAGAACTCAAAGCTGAAATATCTCAAACTTTTTCAGATGGTTACTTTAATAATTTTCCAATTATTGAAGTTAGTTCAAAAGATCCTCAAACCTTTAAAACTCTTTATAACTTAATTATATCTGAATTAAGTTTATTCGAAACCTCTAAACAATCTACTTCGAAGAGTTCTGATTTCTTCAGATTGGATATCGATAAAATCTATTCTCCTAAAGGAATTGGAACTATTGTTAGTGGGACCTCTATTGGAAATATTCGAAAAGGTGATATTTTAACTATTTTTCCACAAGGGCAAAAAGTTAAAATTAAAGGAATTCAAGTTCATGGAAAAGATGTCGAACAAGTTTTCTCTCATCAAAGATGTGCTCTGAATATTAGTAATATAAATGCAAAAGATGTTAAAAGAGGGGCGATTCTTAGTAATGGTTCTATTATTTATACAAAAATATTAGATGTCTTATTCTCTAAAATATATAATGGTGAAACTCCAAAGAATAATACAAAAATAAGATTAAATATAGGAACTGCTGAATATTACGGTAAGCTAAAATATCTTAAAGATGAATATTCAGATTCTATTTTCTTTCAATTAATAATGGATGAGTATATCTGTGTTGACTTTGACGATATTGGAATATTAAGGAGCCTTTCTCAGTCTACATTATTAGGTGGTATTCGTATTTTAAACCCAAATGCTGTTCCAACTAAAAAAAATAATTTAAAATATCTCAAAAAGTTAAACTATTTTTTAAATAAAAAAATCAATTTCTCTGAATATCTTTTAGATGAAGGTTTTTTCGTTTCAATTCAAAATCTAAAAAAAGAGTTTAATTTAAAAGAGATAGATCTTTCGAAAGAAAAAGATATCCTTTTATTTCATGATGAAGATCTATTGATTCATAAAAATAATTTTGAAAAAATAAAGTCAAACATATCTCTTTACCTAGAGAATTTCCACAAACAGAATCCTCTAAGTCTTGGAGTATCTTCAGCCACTATTAACAGTATCTTTTTTAATAATCTAAATATAATTAAACTTTTTCCAGAATATTTTAAAGAGGTTAATGGATTCGTTTCTTTGGAAAGTTTTAAAGTTAAATTATCTAAAGACGAAAAAAATATGAAAGATGAAATTTATTCTATTTTAAAAAAAGAAAAATTTAATGGCATTAACAAGAATAAATTAAATGACCTCTTTAAGAATAAATTGTTTAAAGATATTTTCATATATCTTTTAAAAAATAATTTTATAATAGAGATTGGCGAGATTTTTATTTTAAATGGTTTTTATAAAGAAGCTTTAACTCAATTAAATCTCTTTTTCAATAACAATGACAAAATTACTCTTGCTCAATTTAAAGATCTTTTAGGCTGTAGTCGAAAAATTGCTTTAATATATCTTGAAGAATTTGATCATAATAAAATAACTAAAAAAATAGATGATTATAGAGTTTTACTATAA
- the yedF gene encoding sulfurtransferase-like selenium metabolism protein YedF produces MIKVNAIGQTCPMPVIMTKNALKNITEGTIEISVDNKISKENIEKFSKEMGYSFSSKSEGDIFLIQIEKKSSLLNVNESVKLENDDTVIVIASDKMGDGDSALGETLMKGFIYTLTEMENLPKAILFYNRGVFLTASNESTIKDLKTLEERGVEILSCGACLNFYHLETSLGTGSVTNMYNIIEQQIKAKKVIRP; encoded by the coding sequence ATGATAAAAGTTAATGCAATTGGGCAAACTTGTCCTATGCCAGTTATTATGACTAAAAACGCTTTAAAAAATATAACAGAAGGTACTATCGAAATATCTGTCGACAATAAAATCTCTAAAGAAAATATTGAAAAATTCTCTAAAGAGATGGGATATTCTTTTTCTTCTAAAAGTGAAGGCGATATCTTTTTAATCCAAATAGAAAAAAAATCTTCACTTTTAAATGTAAATGAATCTGTTAAATTAGAAAATGATGATACTGTTATTGTTATAGCTTCTGACAAAATGGGAGATGGGGATTCAGCACTAGGAGAAACACTTATGAAAGGATTTATCTACACCCTTACAGAGATGGAAAATCTTCCTAAAGCTATTCTCTTCTATAACAGAGGTGTATTTTTAACAGCTTCAAATGAATCAACTATAAAAGACTTAAAAACTTTAGAGGAAAGAGGAGTCGAAATTTTATCTTGTGGAGCTTGTCTTAATTTCTATCATTTAGAAACATCTTTAGGTACTGGTTCAGTAACTAACATGTATAATATTATAGAACAACAAATAAAAGCTAAAAAGGTGATTAGACCATAA
- the aroB gene encoding 3-dehydroquinate synthase, which translates to MKNLVMKTSINSYDILIGQNTINRLNEFTENYDKILLLTNKTIGDLYAHKVLSNLPKKKTYTYKIEDGEIHKNMDTTMEIYSFLIENNFSRNSLIICVGGGVICDLGGFIASTFMRGLDFLQVPTSLLAQVDASIGGKVAINHPLGKNLIGAFKQPIAVIIDIDFLKTLPQCQFKSGMGEVIKHSIISTDKSYQKFLIDSYREILKLKPEVLIEMIYESCKIKKDFVEKDEFEKADRAFLNLGHTYGHALETLFDYEHMSHGEGVAKGIVFELQISKLLGFTTDVYINSIIELFKLYRIDSNPIYIDEEMLINVMKKDKKNSYSKIKFIIDKNGVFENLPVEKDIILEANRHFKNRILKGVIDIGTNSCRIFIAEVEKSNNKIEIITPIFKDLEVSRLGKNLNQTGVLSKESIEKTYEIIKKFKEKSDSMGVTELIAFATAATREASNGSMFVQGIKNEFDINTLVIPGEIEAKLSFNGNSNIYREKIATIDVGGGSSEITIGNYNGIDYVKSFPIGVVKLTEMFFAGENYNEETLLSARNYLKGFFNELSKFSQNSFKIIGVAGTVTTNVSIVKRLPKFIENEVNGHVLTKFDLEENLFLFLSKTLDDRKKIIGLEPNRADVIIAGNLILLTLLEILNKSSITVSTVDNLEGGMVLNI; encoded by the coding sequence ATGAAAAATTTAGTTATGAAAACCTCTATAAATTCATACGACATTCTTATTGGACAAAATACAATAAATAGACTTAATGAGTTTACTGAAAATTACGACAAAATACTACTTTTAACAAATAAAACTATCGGAGATTTATATGCTCATAAAGTTTTATCTAATCTACCAAAAAAGAAAACCTATACATATAAAATTGAAGATGGTGAGATTCATAAAAATATGGATACCACTATGGAGATATATTCATTTTTAATAGAAAATAATTTTTCTAGAAACTCTTTAATCATCTGTGTCGGTGGTGGAGTTATCTGTGATTTAGGTGGTTTTATCGCCTCTACATTTATGAGAGGTCTAGATTTTTTACAAGTTCCAACATCTTTATTGGCACAGGTTGATGCTAGTATTGGTGGAAAGGTTGCTATTAATCATCCACTTGGAAAAAATTTAATCGGTGCTTTTAAACAGCCAATAGCTGTAATTATTGATATTGATTTTTTAAAAACACTTCCACAGTGTCAATTTAAATCTGGAATGGGAGAAGTTATAAAGCATAGCATAATTTCTACAGATAAATCTTATCAAAAATTCCTTATAGATTCATACCGAGAGATTCTAAAATTAAAGCCTGAAGTTTTAATTGAGATGATTTATGAATCTTGTAAAATTAAAAAAGATTTTGTTGAAAAAGATGAATTTGAAAAAGCCGATAGAGCATTTCTAAATCTTGGCCACACTTATGGACATGCACTAGAAACACTTTTTGACTATGAACACATGTCCCATGGTGAAGGGGTTGCAAAAGGAATTGTATTTGAACTTCAAATATCAAAACTTTTAGGTTTTACAACTGATGTATATATAAATTCTATCATTGAACTTTTTAAACTATATAGAATCGATTCAAATCCTATCTATATAGATGAAGAGATGTTAATCAATGTAATGAAAAAAGACAAAAAAAATAGTTATAGCAAAATTAAATTTATTATAGATAAAAATGGAGTTTTTGAAAATCTACCTGTTGAAAAAGATATTATTTTAGAAGCTAATAGACATTTCAAAAATAGGATTTTAAAAGGTGTTATCGATATTGGAACTAACTCATGTAGAATTTTTATTGCTGAAGTTGAGAAGTCTAATAATAAAATTGAGATAATAACTCCTATTTTTAAAGATTTAGAAGTTTCTAGATTAGGAAAAAATCTAAATCAAACTGGTGTATTATCTAAAGAATCTATTGAAAAAACTTATGAAATAATTAAAAAATTCAAAGAAAAATCTGATTCTATGGGAGTCACTGAACTTATCGCTTTTGCTACGGCCGCTACTAGAGAAGCTAGCAATGGAAGTATGTTTGTTCAAGGAATCAAAAATGAATTTGATATAAATACTCTTGTTATTCCTGGCGAGATCGAAGCGAAGTTAAGCTTCAACGGGAATAGCAATATATACAGAGAAAAAATTGCTACTATTGATGTCGGTGGTGGAAGTAGCGAAATAACTATTGGTAACTACAATGGAATAGATTATGTTAAAAGTTTTCCAATCGGAGTTGTAAAATTAACAGAGATGTTCTTTGCTGGTGAAAACTATAACGAAGAGACACTACTTTCAGCTCGTAACTATTTAAAAGGGTTTTTCAATGAATTGAGTAAATTTAGTCAAAATTCATTTAAAATTATTGGAGTGGCTGGAACAGTAACCACAAATGTCAGTATTGTCAAAAGGCTTCCTAAGTTTATAGAAAATGAAGTTAATGGCCATGTTCTTACTAAATTCGATTTAGAAGAAAATCTTTTCCTATTTTTAAGTAAAACTTTAGATGATAGAAAAAAGATAATTGGATTAGAGCCTAACAGAGCCGATGTGATTATCGCTGGAAATTTAATTTTATTGACACTTTTAGAAATTCTAAATAAATCTAGTATCACTGTTTCTACTGTTGATAATTTAGAAGGTGGTATGGTATTAAACATATAA
- a CDS encoding DUF3343 domain-containing protein has translation MNIEKFLIITFDSTHLVMKIEKFLLEAGVSVQIIPLPGELKSSCGFSIKAEIEDIHKIISLFKENDIEENIYSIYLCEKIGFKKTFSPFNF, from the coding sequence ATGAATATTGAAAAATTTTTAATTATAACCTTTGATTCTACTCATTTAGTTATGAAAATTGAGAAATTTTTACTTGAAGCTGGAGTTTCTGTACAAATAATTCCACTTCCTGGAGAATTAAAGTCTAGTTGTGGATTTTCTATTAAAGCTGAAATAGAAGATATACATAAAATAATTTCACTTTTTAAAGAAAATGATATTGAAGAGAATATATACAGTATCTATCTTTGTGAAAAAATTGGTTTTAAAAAAACTTTTTCCCCTTTTAATTTTTAA
- the selD gene encoding selenide, water dikinase SelD yields MGPEVLSNLLKNLPSVEDKNLIVGFEKSDDAAIYKLTDDIALIQTLDFFTPMIDDPYIFGQIAAANSLSDVYAMGGEPRTAMNIVCFPEKENIEILGEILRGGAEKIAESGAVLSGGHSIHDPEIKYGLSVTGLVHPDKVFKNYGSEDGDVLIITKPLGTGIISTATKVETLSEDVREEWIEVMTTLNKYSAEIIKNYPVSACTDITGFGFLGHAYEMAVASEKTFTLEQELIPYIDIAKDFAKEFYINSMGQKNRNYLNNKVDISSVPFWLQEIMLDPQTSGGLLFSLPSKYAAEVMQKLNNLKIKSALIGTVDKFTGKYIVVR; encoded by the coding sequence ATAGGACCGGAGGTTCTTTCAAATTTATTAAAAAATCTTCCGAGTGTGGAAGATAAAAATCTTATTGTAGGATTTGAAAAATCTGATGATGCTGCTATATATAAATTAACAGATGATATAGCTTTAATACAAACTTTAGATTTTTTCACTCCTATGATTGACGACCCGTATATATTCGGGCAAATCGCTGCTGCGAACTCTTTAAGTGATGTTTATGCGATGGGCGGAGAACCTAGAACCGCAATGAATATCGTTTGTTTCCCTGAAAAGGAAAATATTGAAATCTTAGGTGAGATTTTAAGAGGAGGAGCAGAAAAAATAGCTGAATCAGGAGCTGTTCTAAGTGGTGGACACTCTATTCACGATCCTGAAATAAAGTATGGATTATCTGTAACTGGTTTAGTACATCCAGATAAAGTTTTTAAAAACTACGGTTCTGAAGATGGGGATGTTTTAATTATTACAAAACCTTTAGGAACTGGTATTATATCAACAGCTACAAAAGTGGAAACTTTATCTGAAGATGTAAGAGAAGAGTGGATTGAAGTTATGACTACTTTAAATAAATACTCTGCTGAGATCATTAAGAACTATCCTGTTTCTGCATGTACAGATATCACAGGATTTGGATTCTTAGGTCATGCTTACGAGATGGCTGTCGCATCAGAAAAAACATTTACTTTAGAACAGGAACTTATTCCATATATTGATATTGCAAAAGATTTTGCTAAAGAGTTCTATATAAACTCTATGGGACAAAAAAATAGAAACTACTTAAACAATAAAGTAGATATATCCTCTGTTCCATTCTGGCTACAAGAGATTATGTTAGATCCACAAACATCTGGTGGACTACTATTTTCTCTTCCTTCAAAATATGCTGCAGAAGTTATGCAAAAACTAAATAACTTAAAAATAAAATCAGCTTTAATTGGAACTGTTGATAAATTTACTGGAAAATATATTGTAGTTAGATAA
- a CDS encoding amino acid permease has translation MNKKYLSVSSLVMMIFLGVFGFGNIANNFKEVGMSSATMLVIGIVFYFLPLCLIMAEFGSYAKDRTSGIYSWIEIGLGKKMAYFAIWSYFIANIFYLPTLATRVPTYLSFGLFGDANMSNSETALLSLVALVISLVIGVKYQKAIGALSKPVGYISLFTVLIFLLAGVYLHMTGGSATELTVDMFTIDVSSKTELAKALGSFSWILFAFGGGEVVGPYVNQVKEPEKNFVKGLLIASLLIGALYVIGIISVSAFGTQEDFSKISLINAVLAGFKFMGDKIGLGMWFVKLMGLAYTLITLVALILWSTSLAAGVFSEAPEGTFPDWLTKKSEKTGILINALVFQTILAFLFIALTIFGGEAAGELYYRVYDMTTMALIVPYFCLGISYIFFRKKGIKSPFQISKNDTLSIFAGISVSAMTFIAFIFAGYNFTVPVLQQMEKIKLYYGGLLMFMLIGISIKYLSEKSHKAKENRNK, from the coding sequence ATGAACAAGAAATATCTATCTGTATCATCTTTAGTAATGATGATATTCTTAGGAGTATTTGGATTTGGAAATATTGCCAATAATTTTAAAGAAGTAGGAATGTCTTCCGCCACGATGTTAGTTATCGGAATTGTTTTTTACTTCTTACCACTATGTTTGATAATGGCTGAATTTGGATCTTATGCTAAAGATAGAACAAGTGGAATATACTCATGGATAGAGATTGGATTAGGAAAGAAAATGGCATATTTTGCGATATGGTCATATTTTATAGCAAATATATTTTATCTACCAACACTAGCAACAAGAGTACCTACATATTTAAGTTTTGGATTATTTGGTGATGCTAACATGTCAAATTCAGAGACAGCGTTGTTATCACTTGTAGCATTAGTTATATCATTGGTTATTGGAGTTAAATATCAGAAAGCAATAGGGGCTTTATCAAAACCAGTTGGATATATCTCTTTATTTACAGTTTTAATATTTTTATTAGCGGGAGTATATTTACATATGACAGGTGGAAGTGCGACTGAGTTAACAGTTGATATGTTTACGATAGATGTATCTTCTAAAACAGAGCTAGCAAAAGCCTTGGGGTCATTCTCTTGGATACTATTTGCATTTGGAGGAGGAGAAGTTGTAGGTCCATATGTAAATCAAGTAAAAGAACCTGAGAAAAATTTTGTAAAAGGATTATTAATAGCATCACTTTTAATAGGAGCTCTTTATGTGATTGGAATCATTTCTGTTTCAGCGTTTGGAACTCAAGAAGATTTTTCGAAAATATCTTTAATAAATGCAGTTTTAGCAGGATTTAAATTTATGGGAGATAAAATTGGACTAGGAATGTGGTTTGTTAAACTGATGGGGTTAGCATACACGTTGATAACATTGGTGGCATTGATTTTATGGAGTACATCATTAGCAGCGGGAGTATTCAGTGAGGCACCAGAAGGAACATTCCCGGATTGGTTAACTAAAAAATCTGAGAAAACAGGAATTTTAATAAACGCTTTGGTATTCCAAACAATATTAGCATTTTTATTTATAGCTTTAACGATTTTCGGAGGAGAGGCAGCAGGAGAGTTATATTATAGAGTTTATGATATGACAACAATGGCATTGATAGTTCCATACTTCTGTTTGGGAATAAGTTACATATTCTTTAGAAAGAAAGGGATTAAATCACCATTCCAAATTTCTAAAAATGATACATTATCAATATTTGCTGGAATTTCAGTATCAGCGATGACATTTATAGCCTTTATTTTTGCAGGATATAATTTTACTGTTCCAGTTCTTCAACAGATGGAAAAAATTAAATTATATTATGGTGGTTTATTGATGTTTATGTTAATTGGAATATCAATTAAGTATCTAAGTGAGAAGAGTCATAAAGCAAAAGAGAATAGAAATAAGTAA
- the htpX gene encoding zinc metalloprotease HtpX yields the protein MQGFKTFILMLVMTFLLLFIGGAIGGRNGMTIALVFAGVMNFVSYWFSDRIVLSMYRAQELPENHKVYWITKKLAESAGLPMPKVYMINESQPNAFATGRNPHHAAVAVTRGLVELMDDNELAGVIGHELGHVSNRDILIQSVAATLAGAIAYMANMAKWAAIFGGGRRDDDDNHGGIFGLLAISIFAPLAAMMIQMAISRSREYKADKFGAKVAGHPRYLANALRKLESYSTRIPMDAAPATENMFIVSPLAGNKMANLFSTHPSTAERIRRLEEMN from the coding sequence ATGCAAGGATTTAAAACATTTATATTAATGCTAGTAATGACTTTCCTATTGCTATTTATAGGTGGAGCTATAGGTGGAAGAAATGGAATGACAATCGCTTTAGTTTTTGCAGGAGTAATGAATTTTGTATCATATTGGTTTAGTGATAGAATTGTTTTATCTATGTATAGAGCACAAGAGTTACCAGAGAATCATAAAGTATATTGGATAACTAAAAAATTAGCTGAAAGTGCAGGATTACCTATGCCCAAGGTCTATATGATAAACGAAAGTCAGCCAAATGCATTTGCAACAGGAAGAAATCCGCACCATGCAGCAGTTGCTGTTACAAGAGGATTGGTAGAATTGATGGATGATAATGAGCTAGCAGGAGTTATAGGTCACGAGTTAGGCCATGTATCAAATAGAGATATACTAATTCAAAGTGTAGCTGCGACATTAGCTGGAGCTATTGCTTATATGGCTAACATGGCAAAATGGGCTGCAATTTTTGGTGGTGGAAGAAGAGATGATGATGATAATCATGGTGGAATTTTTGGTCTTTTAGCGATAAGTATTTTCGCACCATTAGCAGCAATGATGATCCAGATGGCTATTTCAAGAAGTAGAGAGTATAAAGCTGATAAGTTTGGAGCAAAAGTAGCGGGACATCCAAGATATCTAGCTAATGCTTTAAGAAAGTTGGAATCATACTCAACAAGAATTCCAATGGATGCAGCACCGGCAACAGAAAATATGTTTATTGTATCACCACTAGCTGGAAATAAGATGGCTAATTTATTTAGTACGCATCCAAGTACAGCTGAAAGAATAAGAAGATTAGAAGAGATGAATTAA
- the selA gene encoding L-seryl-tRNA(Sec) selenium transferase — protein sequence MNNKQTLLRNLPKVDKIIDLLKEKEFFKDKPYKEIYDAVNESINLFRKNILNETISSYSLDDIEIEITKSLSKNLEFNLKRVINGTGTILHTNLGRALFSKELIDHLANSLAGYSNLEFDLKTGERGSRYSHVEDLIAKVTGAEAALVVNNNAAAVMLCLNEFSKNTEVVISRGELVEVGGSFRIPDIMELSNAKLVEIGTTNRTHLIDYEKAINENTSMLLKVHTSNYHISGFTKSVSNKEIADLAKDKNIISMEDLGSGVLVDFSKYGIKKEPTIFDSIQSGMDLITFSGDKLLGGPQCGVIIGKKSLIDRLKKNQFLRAFRVCKMTITALEFVFKQYCDEKVAVEKNPTLNRILEPLENVLDRANILKSLLETLNIDCDIIKTSAIIGGGSMPDASIESYGVLIKSLDSVQLNRFFLKASTPIVGRIQNDHFIIDLKTIHSDEYSIILNSFKVFLESRSL from the coding sequence ATGAATAACAAACAAACTCTTTTAAGAAACCTACCAAAAGTAGATAAAATAATTGATCTACTTAAAGAGAAAGAGTTTTTTAAAGATAAACCATATAAAGAAATTTATGATGCTGTAAATGAAAGCATTAATCTTTTCAGAAAAAATATTTTAAATGAAACTATCTCTAGCTATTCATTAGATGATATAGAGATTGAGATTACTAAATCATTATCAAAAAATTTAGAATTCAACTTAAAAAGAGTTATAAATGGAACTGGAACTATTCTACATACAAATTTAGGTAGAGCTCTATTTTCTAAAGAACTAATTGATCATCTAGCTAATTCACTTGCTGGATACAGTAACTTAGAGTTCGATCTAAAGACTGGTGAAAGAGGAAGCAGATATTCTCATGTTGAAGACCTTATAGCCAAGGTAACTGGAGCTGAAGCAGCTCTTGTTGTTAATAACAATGCTGCTGCTGTTATGTTGTGTTTAAATGAATTTAGTAAAAACACTGAGGTTGTTATTTCAAGAGGAGAACTTGTTGAAGTTGGTGGTTCTTTTAGAATTCCAGATATTATGGAATTATCTAACGCTAAGTTAGTTGAAATTGGAACTACAAATAGAACTCATCTTATCGACTATGAAAAAGCTATAAATGAAAACACATCTATGCTTTTGAAAGTACATACATCGAACTACCATATCTCCGGATTTACCAAATCTGTTAGCAATAAAGAGATTGCTGATTTAGCAAAAGATAAAAACATAATCTCTATGGAAGATTTAGGTAGTGGTGTACTTGTTGATTTTTCGAAATATGGAATAAAAAAAGAACCAACTATTTTTGATTCTATCCAATCAGGAATGGATTTAATAACTTTTAGCGGCGACAAACTTCTTGGTGGTCCTCAATGTGGAGTTATTATAGGTAAAAAATCTTTAATCGATAGACTTAAAAAAAATCAATTTTTAAGAGCTTTTAGAGTTTGTAAAATGACTATAACAGCTCTTGAGTTTGTTTTTAAACAATATTGTGATGAAAAAGTGGCTGTTGAAAAAAATCCTACTTTAAATAGAATCTTAGAACCTCTAGAAAACGTTTTAGATAGAGCCAATATTTTAAAAAGTCTATTAGAAACTCTTAACATTGATTGCGACATCATCAAAACTTCTGCAATTATTGGTGGAGGTTCAATGCCTGATGCAAGTATTGAAAGTTATGGTGTTCTTATAAAATCTCTAGATTCTGTGCAATTGAATAGGTTTTTCTTAAAAGCTTCTACACCAATCGTAGGTAGAATTCAAAATGATCATTTTATTATAGATTTAAAAACTATTCACAGTGATGAGTACTCAATTATTTTAAATAGTTTTAAAGTTTTTTTAGAAAGTAGAAGTTTATGA
- a CDS encoding reverse transcriptase/maturase family protein has translation MKRFGDLYDRISSYDNLLKAHMMARKGKAHYREVKKLNEDPEGYLKNLEWHLKNETYYVTASDYRIQKIVDRGKERELKKLSYYPHRIVQWAVMLQIEHILIKHFIHNTFASIPGRGLHGAADIIKRDLKNEEATKYCLKIDVKKFYPSIDNKILYNLLEKKIKDKRLLRLLKIIIFSVGDKGQPIGSLWSQYAGNYYLSGLDHHIKENYRIKYYYRYCDDIVILHSDKKYLHELRKEIQRYISENLNLTLKENWQVFPVNIRGIDFLGYRFFRNYALLRKRTAKKLKRKISKIKNKRVLSFTDVCSLNSYLGWTKHCDSYRFNQKYFEPLQGKSYYNHESEIKNIKLEVKKYE, from the coding sequence ATGAAAAGGTTTGGTGATTTATATGATAGAATATCTAGCTACGATAATCTATTAAAAGCTCATATGATGGCACGTAAAGGAAAGGCTCATTATAGAGAAGTTAAGAAATTAAACGAAGACCCAGAGGGGTATTTAAAAAATTTAGAATGGCATTTAAAAAATGAAACTTACTATGTTACTGCTTCTGATTATAGAATTCAGAAAATAGTAGACAGAGGAAAGGAGCGAGAACTTAAAAAATTAAGTTACTACCCTCATAGAATCGTACAATGGGCAGTGATGTTACAGATAGAACACATACTAATAAAGCATTTCATACATAATACTTTTGCATCCATACCAGGAAGAGGTCTACATGGAGCAGCTGATATTATAAAGAGAGATTTAAAAAATGAAGAAGCAACAAAGTATTGTTTAAAGATAGATGTTAAAAAATTCTATCCATCTATAGATAATAAAATTTTATATAATCTTTTAGAAAAAAAGATAAAAGATAAAAGACTTCTAAGACTTTTGAAAATTATAATATTTTCAGTTGGAGACAAAGGTCAGCCAATCGGGTCGCTCTGGTCACAATATGCTGGAAATTACTATCTGAGTGGATTAGATCATCATATAAAAGAGAATTACAGAATTAAATACTATTATAGATATTGTGATGATATTGTAATTTTACATAGTGATAAAAAATATCTGCACGAACTCAGAAAAGAGATTCAAAGATATATAAGTGAAAATTTAAATCTCACACTAAAAGAGAATTGGCAAGTGTTCCCTGTGAATATTAGAGGGATTGATTTTTTAGGTTATCGTTTCTTTAGAAATTATGCTCTTCTTAGAAAAAGAACAGCAAAAAAATTAAAAAGAAAAATAAGCAAGATTAAAAATAAAAGAGTTCTTAGTTTTACAGATGTCTGTTCATTGAACAGCTACCTTGGATGGACTAAACATTGTGATAGTTATAGATTTAACCAAAAATATTTTGAGCCGTTACAGGGAAAAAGTTATTACAATCACGAAAGTGAGATAAAAAATATAAAATTGGAGGTAAAAAAGTATGAATAA